One window of Xylocopa sonorina isolate GNS202 chromosome 9, iyXylSono1_principal, whole genome shotgun sequence genomic DNA carries:
- the LOC143427650 gene encoding uncharacterized protein LOC143427650 isoform X1 has protein sequence MSGKQRESNVKWESSTEEEDAYESKYNMRIRESLRNAKQSAAAENEINAEPRKRGRGPSKRPCLNRNALMARENRLRKKAYLEKIENKLSFYQQENKNLVNLIRKQGIHIKQLSGEVAYLRSVLNNNTSITALLKTINDGLQKISTQKKSSFHLNHVADCSNELNDAQQQKSTYAMNAKQNVLNAQNTNIFVANVNDDTLMENTINGSQSNESYVNPKRPFTCKDLNINNSSSSFLDSDHTYTISKNPAVDIKSNLPNKEMANSITSTTSSISDDSYIDNTKDLDNLLPITQTELPNIAEKKDGDTMGIDFDQLSTFNMDIFEDLPKCDEIMNSVDSLNEASNLFTEEEISHTLDNTGICLHVNSDKVSLEFCSTCHLNSKNSGLN, from the coding sequence ATGTCGGGAAAGCAACGGGAAAGTAACGTCAAGTGGGAAAGCTCGACGGAGGAAGAGGATGCGTACGAGTCCAAGTACAACATGAGGATAAGAGAATCTCTGAGGAACGCGAAACAATCGGCCGCGGCTGAGAACGAGATCAACGCTGAGCCACGGAAACGGGGTCGGGGTCCGTCCAAGAGACCTTGCCTGAACAGGAATGCTCTGATGGCACGAGAAAATAGGCTCAGGAAGAAAGCCTATTTGGAAAAGATCGAAAACAAACTGTCGTTCTATCAGCAAGAGAACAAGAATTTAGTgaatcttataaggaaacaggGTATCCATATCAAACAATTAAGTGGCGAGGTTGCTTACTTGAGGAGTGTGTTGAACAACAACACAAGCATAACTGCGTTATTGAAAACGATCAACGACGGACTCCAGAAGATCAGTACCCAAAAAAAGAGTTCGTTCCATTTGAATCACGTTGCTGATTGTTCCAACGAATTGAACGACGCTCAGCAACAGAAAAGCACATATGCGATGAATGCTAAGCAGAACGTATTAAACGCTCAGAATACTAATATATTCGTCGCGAACGTCAATGACGACACGTTAATGGAAAATACGATAAATGGAAGTCAGAGCAATGAATCTTACGTTAATCCCAAAAGGCCATTCACCTGTAAGGACTTAAACATTAATAATAGCAGTTCCTCTTTTTTAGATTCCGATcatacttatactatttctaaaaaTCCTGCAGTTGATATCAAAAGCAATCTACCAAATAAAGAAATGGCAAACTCGATAACATCGACTACCAGTTCAATATCAGACGATAGCTACATTGATAATACGAAGGATTTAGACAATTTGTTACCAATTACTCAGACAGAGCTACCTAACATAGCAGAGAAAAAGGACGGCGACACTATGGGCATTGACTTTGACCAATTGTCCACTTTCAACATGGATATATTTGAGGATCTTCCAAAGTGTGATGAGATAATGAATTCGGTAGACAGCTTAAATGAGGCATCCAACCTTTTCACGGAGGAAGAAATATCCCATACTTTAGATAATACCGGGATCTGTCTTCATGTTAATTCAGACAAAGTATCTTTAGAATTTTGCTCTACTTGTCACTTAAATAGTAAAAACTCGGGATTAAATTGA
- the LOC143427650 gene encoding uncharacterized protein LOC143427650 isoform X2, which produces MSGKQRESNVKWESSTEEEDAYESKYNMRIRESLRNAKQSAAAENEINAEPRKRGRGPSKRPCLNRNALMARENRLRKKAYLEKIENKLSFYQQENKNLVNLIRKQGIHIKQLSGEVAYLRSVLNNNTSITALLKTINDGLQKISTQKKSSFHLNHVADCSNELNDAQQQKSTYAMNAKQNVLNAQNTNIFVANVNDDTLMENTINGSQSNESYVNPKRPFTFDIKSNLPNKEMANSITSTTSSISDDSYIDNTKDLDNLLPITQTELPNIAEKKDGDTMGIDFDQLSTFNMDIFEDLPKCDEIMNSVDSLNEASNLFTEEEISHTLDNTGICLHVNSDKVSLEFCSTCHLNSKNSGLN; this is translated from the exons ATGTCGGGAAAGCAACGGGAAAGTAACGTCAAGTGGGAAAGCTCGACGGAGGAAGAGGATGCGTACGAGTCCAAGTACAACATGAGGATAAGAGAATCTCTGAGGAACGCGAAACAATCGGCCGCGGCTGAGAACGAGATCAACGCTGAGCCACGGAAACGGGGTCGGGGTCCGTCCAAGAGACCTTGCCTGAACAGGAATGCTCTGATGGCACGAGAAAATAGGCTCAGGAAGAAAGCCTATTTGGAAAAGATCGAAAACAAACTGTCGTTCTATCAGCAAGAGAACAAGAATTTAGTgaatcttataaggaaacaggGTATCCATATCAAACAATTAAGTGGCGAGGTTGCTTACTTGAGGAGTGTGTTGAACAACAACACAAGCATAACTGCGTTATTGAAAACGATCAACGACGGACTCCAGAAGATCAGTACCCAAAAAAAGAGTTCGTTCCATTTGAATCACGTTGCTGATTGTTCCAACGAATTGAACGACGCTCAGCAACAGAAAAGCACATATGCGATGAATGCTAAGCAGAACGTATTAAACGCTCAGAATACTAATATATTCGTCGCGAACGTCAATGACGACACGTTAATGGAAAATACGATAAATGGAAGTCAGAGCAATGAATCTTACGTTAATCCCAAAAGGCCATTCACCT TTGATATCAAAAGCAATCTACCAAATAAAGAAATGGCAAACTCGATAACATCGACTACCAGTTCAATATCAGACGATAGCTACATTGATAATACGAAGGATTTAGACAATTTGTTACCAATTACTCAGACAGAGCTACCTAACATAGCAGAGAAAAAGGACGGCGACACTATGGGCATTGACTTTGACCAATTGTCCACTTTCAACATGGATATATTTGAGGATCTTCCAAAGTGTGATGAGATAATGAATTCGGTAGACAGCTTAAATGAGGCATCCAACCTTTTCACGGAGGAAGAAATATCCCATACTTTAGATAATACCGGGATCTGTCTTCATGTTAATTCAGACAAAGTATCTTTAGAATTTTGCTCTACTTGTCACTTAAATAGTAAAAACTCGGGATTAAATTGA
- the LOC143427457 gene encoding uncharacterized protein LOC143427457, protein MFFKNVRMASFCGKRIVLSQNNLLKIPRRNGYLILVPEIGEDLPGKYPLLKEDKSPEFTNITIEKCVAAMGKQSLEFEEAIKTLEKQITDVNNISAENLFKNILDPLEDMYTSLSITWGIAKTLYLGNKSLMPTNYYMSINERAKKALAAKHVSLPIYQACKAIMNNKEIKLSDEQRGVLTKALLEGRLNGLELTGRKSAELAGLKELLARNLDEYSQKVEAATNIFTFTIRDHATVRDFPEEVLKSMVRDPKRYLVGPWTVTLYSDVFDPFMEYCPDRTLRFKVWEANVIKASVLHDSTIQASSVLETIRARRIQQANILGYKTFVDLSMETKMAGSIENVYSTLDNLLATARPAQEYEIKELSTFASEHGLEDRLQVWDVAYWGRKQLNSLYEFREKDLNIYFHLPKVLTSLFDLVEMLFDIKIVESNRTDVWHKDVRFFDIFDLQQSSTDPISSFYLDPYAREDEKVRVLHDAGYMVPIQNKSKVSDMKPLAALIFNFQPPANGKPSLLSFKDLQTLFQKFGHMLHHTLTRVEYAEIAGISFTEWDAIFISDYFLEHWLFEPWYLQQMSCHLDTGEPLSLETIEILKKVKTHLAGYTLCREMYLAQFDLELYSGNDFWNTIMGRIWGKYFVLPPYKKDSHICSFQQIFSGDWAAAYYSNMWSRMIAADLHSAFQELPHADKNSLKQLGMRYRNTFLSAGGTHSAREYFRKFRGRDPSPNALLKSLQLDIKCNMLEASKEKISANLK, encoded by the exons ATGTTTTTCAAAAACGTTAGAATGGCTTCGTTCTGTGGCAAAAGGATCGTTTTGTCGCAGAACAATTTGCTGAAAATACCAAGGCGCAATGGTTATTTAATACT TGTTCCAGAGATAGGAGAGGATTTACCAGGGAAATATCCTTTATTAAAAGAGGATAAAAGCCCGGAATTTACGAATATTACAATAGAGAAATGTGTTGCCGCTATGGGAAAGCAATCGTTAGAGTTCGAAGAAGCAATTAAAACTTTGGAGAAACAAATAACTG ATGTCAATAACATATCTGCGGAGAATCTGTTCAAAAATATATTGGATCCTCTAGaggacatgtatacctctttaAGTATCACGTGGGGTATCGCGAAAACATTATATTTAGGGAATAAAAGTTTAATGCCTACAAACTATTACATGAGTATTAATGAACGTGCTAAAAAAGCTCTTGCTGCTAAACATGTTAGCCTACCGATTTATCAAGCGTGTAAAGCTATTATGAATAATAAAGAAATTAAATTGAGTGATGAACAAAGGGGCGTTTTGACTAAAGCTTTATTGGAAGGAAGATTGAACGGATTAGAGTTGACTGGAAGAAAAAGTGCTGAACTTGCTGGCTTAAAAGAATTGCTAGCGCGTAATCTCGATGAATACTCTCAGAAAGTTGAG GCAGCTAcaaatatttttacttttacaataAGAGATCATGCAACTGTGAGAGATTTCCCTGAAGAGGTATTAAAATCTATGGTGCGGGATCCTAAACGATATCTTGTTGGACCTTGGACAGTAACTTTGTATTCTGATGTGTTCGATCCATTTATGG AGTACTGCCCTGATCGTACATTAAGATTTAAGGTTTGGGAAGCAAATGTTATTAAAGCATCTGTACTGCATGACTCGACGATACAAGCAAGTTCAGTGTTAGAGACAATTAGAGCAAGGAGAATTCAACAGGCTAACATATTAGGATACAAAACATTTGTTGACTTAAGTATGGAAACTAAAATGGCTGGTAGCATAGAAAATGTTTACAGTACACTGGATAATTTATTAGCTACAG CTCGTCCTGCTCAGGAATATGAAATTAAAGAACTTTCAACATTCGCAAGTGAACATGGTCTCGAAGATAGGCTTCAAGTTTGGGATGTAGCATATTGGGGTAGAAAGCAACTAAACAGTTTATACGA ATTTCGAGAAAAggatttaaatatttattttcatttgcctAAAGTATTAACTAGTTTGTTTGACTTGGTCGAAATGTTATTTGATATAAAGATCGTGGAAAGTAACAGAACagatgtttggcataaagatgtTCGATTTTTTGATATCTTTGATCTGCAGCAATCAAGTACTGATCCAATAAGTAGTTTTTATTTAGATCCGTATGCAAGGGAGGATGAAAAGGTTCGAGTGTTACACGATGCGGGATATATGGTACCGATTCAGAATAAAAGTAAAGTAAGTGATATGAAGCCATTAGCTGCATTGATATTCAACTTTCAACCACCTGCCAATGGAAAACCTTCTTTGCTTTCATTTAAAGATCTTCAGACTCTTTTCCAAAAG TTTGGACACATGTTGCATCACACATTAACAAGGGTGGAATATGCGGAAATTGCTGGGATTTCATTCACGGAGTGGGACGCAATATTTATTTCCGATTACTTTCTTGAACATTG GTTGTTTGAACCGTGGTATCTGCAACAAATGTCATGTCATTTAGATACAGGAGAACCATTATCTCTAGAAACAATTGAAATCTTGAAGAAAGTAAAAACGCATTTAGCCGGATATACTTTATGCAGGGAAATGTATTTAGCGCAATTTGATTTAGAGTTGTATTCTGG TAACGATTTTTGGAATACTATAATGGGTCGCATATGGGGTAAATACTTCGTACTTCCACCATATAAAAAAGACAGTCACATTTGTTCGTTTCAACAGATCTTTAGTGGAGATTGGGCAGCTGCTTATTACAG TAATATGTGGTCGAGAATGATTGCTGCTGATTTACACAGTGCTTTCCAAGAGTTGCCTCACGCGGATAAGAACTCATTAAAGCAACTTGGCATGAGATACCGTAACACATTTTTGTCCGCAGGCGGTACTCATTCTGCACGTGAATATTTTAGGAAATTCAGAGGAAGAGATCCTAGTCCGAATGCACTTTTGAAAAGTCTTCAATTGgatataaaatgtaatatgttaGAGGCTAGTAAGGAAAAAATTTCAGCAAACTTAAAATAA
- the Syx8 gene encoding syntaxin 8: protein MALVYIGDNDPWLTEHDACEKLFRDIMEQFTERNKYSKASQAYASISANIRIRLKQYNREVQQLKNKVDDALKSKTITVEEAERRTRQIEILESKDVQLQKLYDVRANNFASSRANLLTSGTSAFADGGTTSWAADDDDDKPIDTQIPVTDLKVQQERILQEQDKGLEELCKVIARQKEIGQTISNEVDHHNEIIDDLADHMDRTDQSLINKTRQVQTISFKDRTCVYWIIIILLFICIITVVLIP, encoded by the exons ATGGCACTCGTTTATATCGGAGATAACGATCCCTG GTTGACGGAGCACGATGCCTGCGAGAAGCTTTTCAGAGATATCATGGAGCAGTTCACGGAGCGCAATAAATATTCGAAGGCCTCGCAAGCGTACGCGAGTATATCGGCGAATATACGAATTCGTTTGAAACAGTACAACCGAGAAGTTCAACAGCTTAAAAATAAAGTGGACGACGCTCTAAAGTCTAAAACTAT AACTGTAGAAGAAGCAGAACGGAGGACACGTCAGATAGAGATATTGGAGAGCAAAGATGTACAATTGCAAAAATTGTACGACGTACGCGCAAATAATTTTGCGTCCTCTCGTGCAAATTTACTTACATCGGGTACATCAGCATTCGCAGACGGAGGTACAACTTCTTGGGCAgctgatgacgatgacgataagCCGATAGATACACAAATACCTGTTACCGACCTTAAGGTTCAACAGGAAAGAATTCTGCAAG AACAAGACAAAGGTCTGGAAGAATTGTGTAAAGTCATTGCGAGGCAAAAAGAGATTGGTCAGACTATTAGTAATGAAGTGGATCATCACAATG AAATAATCGATGATTTAGCCGATCATATGGATAGAACCGACCAATCGTTAATTAACAAGACACGTCAAGTACAAACAATTAGTTTCAAAGATCGTACATGTGTTTATTggataataataattttacttTTTATCTGTATTATCACAGTTGTTTTAATCCCATAA
- the Tmep gene encoding transmembrane endosomal protein isoform X3 — MSSSVATKSPVNNLIDNIMTNTTGNAIPKEETAPIFLQTRTAQGIAGAFVWVALFLTCQQIYQHLRWYTNPTEQRWIVRILFIVPIYATYSWVSLLFFNSESYYVYFFTVRDCYEAFVIYNFLSLCYEYLGGEGNIMSEIRGKPIRSNCLYGTCCLVGKTYTIGFLRFCKQATLQFCLVKPVMAFVIIFLQAFGHYRDGDWSPDGGYIYITIIYNISVSLALYGLFLFYFATRDLLTPFEPVLKFCTVKSVIFLSFWQGVLLAILEKANVISPISVGQSTSTGTVSAGYQNFLICIEMLFAAIALRYAFPYQVYSAGCVTDSRGRSVTMQSISSSLKETMNPKDIMTDAIHNFHPQYQQYTQYSSVMLRK; from the exons ATGAGTAGTAGCGTGGCAACGAAATCACCTGTGAACAATCTGATTGACAATATCATGACAAATACAACCGGCAATGCGATTCCCAAGGAGGAGACAGCTCCGATATTCTTGCAAACACGAACTGCTCAAGGTATCGCTGGTGCGTTTGTTTGGGTCGCGTTGTTCTTAACTTGTCAACAG ATTTATCAGCATTTAAGGTGGTATACTAATCCGACGGAACAGAGATGGATAGTGAGGATTTTGTTTATAGTCCCAATCTATGCGACTTACTCTTGGGTATCCCTATTATTTTTCAACAGCGAAAGCTATTATGTTTATTTTTTTACCGTACGAGATTGTTACGAAGCATTTGTTATatataactttttgtctttatGCTACGAGTACCTGGGTGGTGAAGGGAATATTATGTCTGAGATACGCGGCAAGCCTATTCGTTCCAATTGCTTATACGGAACGTGTTGTCTGGTCGGGAAAACGTACACGATCGGTTTCCTTAGATTTTGCAAACAAGCTACCTTGCAATTTTGCTTGGTGAAACCAGTAATGGCATTTGTCATTATATTCCTTCAAGCATTTGGACATTACAGAGACGGAGATTGGTCTCCAGATGGAGGCTATATTTATATAACTATAATTTATAACATCAGTGTCTCTCTCGCTCTTTACGGACTGTTTCTCTTCTATTTCGCTACAAGAGACCTGTTGACACCGTTCGAGCCTGTTTTAAAATTTTGCACCGTTAAAAGTGTTATCTTCCTCTCATTTTGGCAag GGGTATTATTGGCTATCCTTGAAAAGGCAAATGTAATTTCCCCTATAAGTGTAGGCCAATCGACTAGTACGGGTACAGTTTCTGCTGGGTATCAGAACTTTCTGATCTGCATTGAAATGTTATTTGCCGCTATTGCTCTACGCTATGCATTTCCGTATCAAGTATACTCGGCTGGTTGTGTTACGGATTCAAGAGGAAGGAGTGTAACGATGCAAAGTATTAGCAGCAGTTTAAAG GAGACTATGAATCCGAAAGATATAATGACTGATGCCATCCACAATTTTCATCCACAATATCAACAGTATACCCAATACAGTTCTG TGATGTTGAGAAAATAA
- the Tmep gene encoding transmembrane endosomal protein isoform X1: protein MSSSVATKSPVNNLIDNIMTNTTGNAIPKEETAPIFLQTRTAQGIAGAFVWVALFLTCQQIYQHLRWYTNPTEQRWIVRILFIVPIYATYSWVSLLFFNSESYYVYFFTVRDCYEAFVIYNFLSLCYEYLGGEGNIMSEIRGKPIRSNCLYGTCCLVGKTYTIGFLRFCKQATLQFCLVKPVMAFVIIFLQAFGHYRDGDWSPDGGYIYITIIYNISVSLALYGLFLFYFATRDLLTPFEPVLKFCTVKSVIFLSFWQGVLLAILEKANVISPISVGQSTSTGTVSAGYQNFLICIEMLFAAIALRYAFPYQVYSAGCVTDSRGRSVTMQSISSSLKETMNPKDIMTDAIHNFHPQYQQYTQYSSGAPKGQRGMRISSFDPDDPQNMPIPPPQRRHTSHQRVATISQNYNEKTMLLSSDDEFQ, encoded by the exons ATGAGTAGTAGCGTGGCAACGAAATCACCTGTGAACAATCTGATTGACAATATCATGACAAATACAACCGGCAATGCGATTCCCAAGGAGGAGACAGCTCCGATATTCTTGCAAACACGAACTGCTCAAGGTATCGCTGGTGCGTTTGTTTGGGTCGCGTTGTTCTTAACTTGTCAACAG ATTTATCAGCATTTAAGGTGGTATACTAATCCGACGGAACAGAGATGGATAGTGAGGATTTTGTTTATAGTCCCAATCTATGCGACTTACTCTTGGGTATCCCTATTATTTTTCAACAGCGAAAGCTATTATGTTTATTTTTTTACCGTACGAGATTGTTACGAAGCATTTGTTATatataactttttgtctttatGCTACGAGTACCTGGGTGGTGAAGGGAATATTATGTCTGAGATACGCGGCAAGCCTATTCGTTCCAATTGCTTATACGGAACGTGTTGTCTGGTCGGGAAAACGTACACGATCGGTTTCCTTAGATTTTGCAAACAAGCTACCTTGCAATTTTGCTTGGTGAAACCAGTAATGGCATTTGTCATTATATTCCTTCAAGCATTTGGACATTACAGAGACGGAGATTGGTCTCCAGATGGAGGCTATATTTATATAACTATAATTTATAACATCAGTGTCTCTCTCGCTCTTTACGGACTGTTTCTCTTCTATTTCGCTACAAGAGACCTGTTGACACCGTTCGAGCCTGTTTTAAAATTTTGCACCGTTAAAAGTGTTATCTTCCTCTCATTTTGGCAag GGGTATTATTGGCTATCCTTGAAAAGGCAAATGTAATTTCCCCTATAAGTGTAGGCCAATCGACTAGTACGGGTACAGTTTCTGCTGGGTATCAGAACTTTCTGATCTGCATTGAAATGTTATTTGCCGCTATTGCTCTACGCTATGCATTTCCGTATCAAGTATACTCGGCTGGTTGTGTTACGGATTCAAGAGGAAGGAGTGTAACGATGCAAAGTATTAGCAGCAGTTTAAAG GAGACTATGAATCCGAAAGATATAATGACTGATGCCATCCACAATTTTCATCCACAATATCAACAGTATACCCAATACAGTTCTG GAGCTCCAAAGGGACAACGCGGTATGCGGATATCCAGCTTCGATCCAGATGATCCACAGAATATGCCGATACCACCACCGCAAAGACGGCACACTTCGCATCAACGTGTTGCTACAATATCTCAGAATTATAACGAGAAAACGATGCTGTTGAGCAGTGACGATGAGTtccaataa
- the Tmep gene encoding transmembrane endosomal protein isoform X2, with amino-acid sequence MSSSVATKSPVNNLIDNIMTNTTGNAIPKEETAPIFLQTRTAQGIAGAFVWVALFLTCQQIYQHLRWYTNPTEQRWIVRILFIVPIYATYSWVSLLFFNSESYYVYFFTVRDCYEAFVIYNFLSLCYEYLGGEGNIMSEIRGKPIRSNCLYGTCCLVGKTYTIGFLRFCKQATLQFCLVKPVMAFVIIFLQAFGHYRDGDWSPDGGYIYITIIYNISVSLALYGLFLFYFATRDLLTPFEPVLKFCTVKSVIFLSFWQGVLLAILEKANVISPISVGQSTSTGTVSAGYQNFLICIEMLFAAIALRYAFPYQVYSAGCVTDSRGRSVTMQSISSSLKETMNPKDIMTDAIHNFHPQYQQYTQYSSDVNTNLPYEKL; translated from the exons ATGAGTAGTAGCGTGGCAACGAAATCACCTGTGAACAATCTGATTGACAATATCATGACAAATACAACCGGCAATGCGATTCCCAAGGAGGAGACAGCTCCGATATTCTTGCAAACACGAACTGCTCAAGGTATCGCTGGTGCGTTTGTTTGGGTCGCGTTGTTCTTAACTTGTCAACAG ATTTATCAGCATTTAAGGTGGTATACTAATCCGACGGAACAGAGATGGATAGTGAGGATTTTGTTTATAGTCCCAATCTATGCGACTTACTCTTGGGTATCCCTATTATTTTTCAACAGCGAAAGCTATTATGTTTATTTTTTTACCGTACGAGATTGTTACGAAGCATTTGTTATatataactttttgtctttatGCTACGAGTACCTGGGTGGTGAAGGGAATATTATGTCTGAGATACGCGGCAAGCCTATTCGTTCCAATTGCTTATACGGAACGTGTTGTCTGGTCGGGAAAACGTACACGATCGGTTTCCTTAGATTTTGCAAACAAGCTACCTTGCAATTTTGCTTGGTGAAACCAGTAATGGCATTTGTCATTATATTCCTTCAAGCATTTGGACATTACAGAGACGGAGATTGGTCTCCAGATGGAGGCTATATTTATATAACTATAATTTATAACATCAGTGTCTCTCTCGCTCTTTACGGACTGTTTCTCTTCTATTTCGCTACAAGAGACCTGTTGACACCGTTCGAGCCTGTTTTAAAATTTTGCACCGTTAAAAGTGTTATCTTCCTCTCATTTTGGCAag GGGTATTATTGGCTATCCTTGAAAAGGCAAATGTAATTTCCCCTATAAGTGTAGGCCAATCGACTAGTACGGGTACAGTTTCTGCTGGGTATCAGAACTTTCTGATCTGCATTGAAATGTTATTTGCCGCTATTGCTCTACGCTATGCATTTCCGTATCAAGTATACTCGGCTGGTTGTGTTACGGATTCAAGAGGAAGGAGTGTAACGATGCAAAGTATTAGCAGCAGTTTAAAG GAGACTATGAATCCGAAAGATATAATGACTGATGCCATCCACAATTTTCATCCACAATATCAACAGTATACCCAATACAGTTCTG ACGTTAATACCAACTTGCCGTATGAAAAACTATGA